From Larus michahellis chromosome 5, bLarMic1.1, whole genome shotgun sequence, the proteins below share one genomic window:
- the NKX1-1 gene encoding NK1 transcription factor-related protein 1 — translation MDSHGEQRLSAGGELPLYSCPGNRDRQGDNQSNTPGQEGAVAALPMVHRTTSFSVLDILDPNKFNSKRRQCAVLYKSVGTEFTLGAEDKPEDSGTELAEQKALAEDFDTCKKSAELIKDGELYKAEECDLDYSSRPSRSPDSELPDDEELCSEESSSSSGSSGGSTTGSAAPAEADPGHVHAEAGEAGGIPPPPPPPPPPPPPPQQPPSGPGAGQQGQQAKPKRKRTGSDSKSGKPRRARTAFTYEQLVALENKFKSTRYLSVCERLNLALSLSLTETQVKIWFQNRRTKWKKQNPGADTSAPTGGGGGGGGAGGGLGGGALAGGLSPLSHSPPMGNPLSMHGPGSYAGHPAGGLVCAAQLPFLPSPAVLSPFVLGSQTYGAPAFYTPHL, via the exons ATGGACAGCCATGGGGAGCAGCGGCTCTCGGCCGGCGGCGAGCTGCCGCTTTACTCCTGCCCTGGAAATAGGGACAGGCAAGGGGACAACCAGAGCAACACCCCCGGACAAGAAGGGGCAGTGGCCGCGCTGCCCATGGTGCACAGAACCACCTCCTTCTCCGTGCTCGACATCCTGGACCCTAACAAATTCAACAGCAAAAGGAGGCAGTGCGCCGTCTTGTACAAATCGGTGGGGACCGAGTTCACGCTGGGGGCGGAGGATAAGCCCGAGGACTCAGGGACGGAGCTGGCCGAGCAAAAGGCCCTCGCCGAAGATTTCGACACGTGCAAGAAGTCGGCAGAGCTGATCA AGGACGGCGAGCTCTACAAAGCCGAGGAGTGCGACCTCGACTACAGCAGCCGGCCGAGCCGCAGCCCGGACAGCGAGCTGCCGGACGACGAGGAGCTGTGCAGcgaggagagcagcagcagcagcggcagcagcggcggcagcaccACCGGCTCGGCGGCGCCCGCTGAAGCCGACCCGGGCCACGTCCACGCCGAGGCGGGCGAGGCGGGCGGcatcccgcccccgccgccgcccccgccgcccccgccgccgcccccccagcAGCCGCCGTCGGGTCCCGGCGcgggccagcagggccagcaggccAAGCCCAAGAGGAAGCGGACGGGCTCGGACTCCAAGTCGGGGAAGCCCCGGCGGGCGCGGACAGCTTTCACCTACGAGCAGCTGGTGGCGCTGGAGAACAAGTTCAAGTCCACGCGGTACCTGTCGGTGTGCGAGCGCCTCAACCTGGCCCTCTCCCTCAGCCTCACCGAGACGCAGGTGaagatctggttccagaaccgccGCACCAAGTGGAAGAAGCAGAACCCGGGGGCCGACACCAGCGCGcccaccggcggcggcggcgggggcggcggggcgggcggcgggctgggcggcggggcgctggcgggggggctcagccccctcaGCCACTCGCCGCCCATGGGCAACCCGCTCTCCATGCACGGGCCCGGCAGCTACGCCGGGCACCCCGCCGGGGGGCTGGTCTGCGCCGCCCAGCTGCccttcctgcccagccccgccgTCCTCTCGCCCTTCGTCCTGGGCTCCCAGACTTACGGCGCTCCGGCTTTCTACACCCCGCACCTATAA